A single genomic interval of Selenobaculum gibii harbors:
- the smc gene encoding chromosome segregation protein SMC, which yields MQLRKLESYGFKSFADKVELDFDMGVTAIVGPNGSGKSNITDAIRWALGEQNIRNLRGVKTEDVIFSGSSNKRASGVAEVSLIFDNSDGVLPLEYQEVVVTRRIFRSGESEFYINKVACRLKDIHQLFFDTGLGKDAMSVISQNKVDQILNSRPEERRAFFEEVAGITKYRTRQKDSIRKLTDTEQNILRVTDILNELEIQCIPLKESANKTRQYNLLFDSLQNYKIKSIKHEFLISKKKLNRIIEKKDSLNLNLKSLENLLTLNDVDKTKFNNEILEIDTQLKGLNEYKQEISFKIEKNKNCIIIAKDRIVQAQNSLDHTTLEITQKKADLEALKIKSKMLADDSLDIESKLKITNEELRILENRQENIEKAINHNEKSLGKYKEDALINFTDLMEKRNKLNLIAENMNSAQVSLNKINQELINFSSKRSVCIYNTRFINSQVNALKYLILQKEGILQKTQEQSHAFHKELDEVEEKNKKTKMMLIEKQNRFKFLTSLQENYDGFNKAVRLVLKSQCAWRKDICGVIAELIKVPAEYITAIEVALGGNLQNIITMNELVAKQAIAFLKKEKVGRVTFLPLNLLQVNRLELDRKILQIPGVIGLAHQLVSFDVQYKKAVENLLGRTLVVDSIDTALKIIKTNRIRIVTLGGEVINPSGAISGGSSKKNEMDFFNRLEEIKKLDLLIKDLCTENEKLDTLLIEKKGQIDRNFFSMEKLKEKLNTYYLKQETLKINSQKVVDDLKNIEEKNQILKEELQNTKIQMDQLEKTRKIYLQEIGNCEEQIKNKNKQNIEIENTLANLKANYESENKNLLNLKIEYNRLKGEFNNKNLLKNEYKRNEDQLVYLIEELSLKLFEFQGNQKKYQQEIEQEELVNSELKLLETSVAKDYSNYYQIKLSKLAQIQENDKNAQKLRKNHNEIKEELYKLDIDFMKYNHEVNTYSEKLKQEYSLIDFAEDDQDACVDIKEVQDKINNLELSIKELGPINPNAISEYDALQSRYSFMKKQSEDLIVAKNYLLGIIKDMNIAMTKQFKMAFEAINDNFQKIYIRLFGGGQAKLALIDEDILESGIEIYVQPPDKKMRNLSLLSGGERALTVIALLFAFLAFRPSPFVVLDEVDAALDEANLKRFSEFLRDYSIHTQFVVVTHRKGTMEAADTMHGVTVDDTGISKIISVKLEEA from the coding sequence GTGCAGTTGCGTAAGCTAGAATCATATGGATTTAAATCTTTTGCTGACAAGGTTGAATTAGATTTTGATATGGGGGTTACGGCGATTGTCGGCCCAAACGGGAGTGGTAAAAGTAATATTACGGATGCGATTCGTTGGGCTTTAGGAGAACAAAATATTAGGAACTTGCGTGGAGTGAAAACAGAAGATGTTATCTTTTCAGGCAGTAGTAATAAAAGAGCATCGGGCGTAGCTGAAGTTTCTTTAATATTTGATAATTCTGATGGAGTTTTACCGTTAGAGTACCAGGAAGTCGTTGTGACGAGAAGAATTTTTCGTTCAGGTGAAAGTGAATTCTATATTAATAAAGTAGCATGTAGGCTAAAAGATATTCATCAACTTTTTTTTGATACGGGATTAGGAAAAGATGCGATGAGTGTGATTAGCCAAAATAAAGTTGATCAAATTTTAAATAGTCGTCCTGAAGAGCGAAGAGCATTTTTTGAAGAGGTTGCGGGGATTACTAAATACCGAACTCGCCAAAAAGATTCTATTAGAAAATTAACGGATACGGAACAAAATATTTTAAGAGTGACTGATATTTTAAATGAGTTAGAAATACAATGTATACCGTTAAAAGAAAGTGCCAACAAGACAAGACAATATAATCTATTATTTGACTCATTGCAAAACTACAAAATAAAAAGCATAAAACATGAATTCTTGATTAGCAAAAAAAAGTTAAACCGTATCATCGAAAAAAAAGATTCTTTGAATCTTAACCTAAAATCTCTAGAAAATTTATTAACCTTAAACGATGTTGATAAGACTAAATTTAATAATGAAATTTTAGAAATTGATACACAATTAAAAGGGTTAAATGAATATAAGCAAGAGATTTCGTTCAAAATAGAAAAGAATAAAAATTGTATAATTATTGCAAAAGATAGGATTGTACAAGCACAAAACTCACTTGATCATACAACTTTAGAGATAACACAGAAAAAAGCTGACTTAGAGGCTTTAAAGATAAAGTCTAAAATGCTCGCAGATGATAGTCTAGACATAGAATCTAAATTAAAGATAACAAATGAAGAACTTCGGATTCTTGAAAATAGACAAGAAAATATAGAAAAAGCGATAAATCATAACGAAAAAAGTTTAGGAAAATATAAAGAAGATGCATTAATTAATTTTACAGATTTAATGGAAAAACGTAATAAATTAAACCTTATCGCAGAAAATATGAATTCTGCGCAAGTTAGTTTAAATAAAATTAACCAAGAACTAATAAATTTTTCATCTAAGCGAAGTGTTTGTATCTATAATACGCGTTTTATCAATAGTCAAGTAAATGCGTTGAAATATTTGATTTTGCAAAAGGAAGGAATACTTCAAAAAACGCAAGAGCAAAGTCATGCATTTCATAAGGAACTAGATGAAGTAGAAGAAAAGAATAAAAAGACAAAAATGATGTTAATTGAAAAACAAAATAGATTTAAATTTTTAACGTCATTACAAGAAAATTATGATGGATTTAATAAAGCTGTTAGATTAGTGTTAAAAAGCCAATGTGCTTGGCGAAAAGACATATGTGGAGTTATTGCAGAATTGATAAAAGTACCAGCAGAATATATTACTGCCATAGAGGTAGCATTGGGAGGAAATCTGCAAAATATTATTACGATGAATGAATTGGTTGCAAAACAGGCGATAGCCTTTTTGAAAAAAGAAAAGGTTGGCAGGGTGACATTTTTACCATTAAATTTATTGCAAGTGAATAGATTAGAACTAGATAGAAAGATTTTACAAATACCTGGCGTAATTGGGCTAGCACATCAATTAGTTTCGTTTGATGTGCAATATAAAAAAGCGGTGGAAAATCTTTTGGGTAGAACACTTGTGGTAGATTCGATTGATACAGCATTAAAGATTATTAAAACGAATCGAATTAGAATTGTTACTTTAGGCGGAGAAGTAATCAATCCAAGTGGGGCAATATCAGGCGGAAGTAGTAAAAAAAATGAGATGGATTTTTTTAATCGCTTAGAGGAAATAAAAAAATTAGATTTACTGATAAAAGATTTATGTACAGAAAATGAAAAATTAGATACACTATTAATTGAAAAGAAAGGTCAAATCGATCGTAATTTTTTCTCAATGGAAAAGTTGAAAGAAAAATTGAATACATATTATCTTAAACAGGAAACTTTAAAAATTAATAGTCAAAAAGTTGTAGATGATTTGAAAAATATTGAGGAAAAAAATCAAATTTTAAAAGAAGAATTACAAAATACTAAAATACAAATGGATCAGCTTGAAAAAACAAGAAAAATATATTTGCAGGAAATTGGAAATTGTGAAGAACAAATCAAAAATAAAAATAAACAAAATATAGAAATAGAAAATACTTTAGCAAATTTAAAAGCTAATTATGAGTCGGAAAATAAAAATTTATTAAACTTAAAAATTGAATATAATCGACTTAAAGGGGAATTTAACAATAAAAATTTATTAAAGAACGAATATAAGCGAAATGAAGATCAGCTTGTTTATTTAATAGAAGAATTAAGTTTAAAACTTTTTGAATTTCAAGGGAATCAAAAAAAATATCAACAAGAGATTGAACAGGAAGAATTAGTAAATAGTGAATTGAAGTTATTGGAAACAAGCGTAGCTAAAGATTATTCAAATTATTATCAGATAAAACTTAGTAAATTAGCGCAAATACAAGAAAATGATAAAAACGCACAAAAATTGCGGAAAAATCATAATGAAATAAAAGAAGAGTTATATAAATTAGATATTGATTTTATGAAATATAATCATGAAGTAAATACATATTCAGAAAAGTTGAAACAGGAGTATTCTTTAATAGATTTTGCAGAAGATGATCAAGATGCATGCGTGGATATTAAAGAAGTACAAGATAAAATTAACAACTTAGAGCTTTCAATTAAAGAATTAGGACCGATTAATCCGAATGCAATTTCAGAATATGACGCATTACAATCTAGATATTCCTTTATGAAAAAGCAATCAGAGGATTTAATTGTTGCAAAAAACTATTTATTAGGCATTATAAAAGATATGAATATTGCAATGACTAAACAATTTAAAATGGCATTTGAAGCGATTAATGATAATTTTCAAAAAATATATATACGGCTTTTCGGGGGTGGGCAAGCAAAACTTGCATTAATAGATGAGGACATTCTTGAGAGTGGGATTGAGATTTACGTCCAGCCGCCAGATAAAAAAATGAGAAACCTATCACTTTTATCTGGTGGGGAAAGAGCATTAACTGTAATTGCGTTATTATTTGCTTTTCTAGCATTTCGTCCGAGTCCATTTGTTGTATTAGATGAAGTAGATGCGGCTCTTGATGAAGCAAATCTAAAGCGCTTTAGCGAATTTTTACGAGATTACTCTATTCATACTCAGTTTGTAGTTGTTACACATCGTAAAGGAACAATGGAAGCTGCCGATACTATGCATGGGGTGACTGTTGATGATACCGGGATATCTAAAATAATTTCAGTTAAATTAGAAGAAGCTTAA
- a CDS encoding stage V sporulation protein S, giving the protein MNILKVSNKSNPKAVAGALTASLRNDGKVHMQAIGAASVNQAVKSIAIARGFVAANGFDLVFIPAFIETSIDGNICTGIKFIIERR; this is encoded by the coding sequence ATGAATATATTAAAAGTATCTAATAAGTCTAATCCAAAAGCGGTAGCAGGGGCATTAACTGCTTCCCTAAGAAATGATGGTAAGGTTCATATGCAAGCAATTGGTGCGGCCTCAGTTAATCAAGCTGTTAAATCTATTGCAATAGCCAGAGGGTTTGTTGCTGCAAATGGTTTTGATTTAGTTTTTATTCCCGCCTTTATTGAAACCAGTATAGATGGGAATATTTGTACGGGAATAAAATTTATCATTGAGAGGCGATAA
- a CDS encoding elongator complex protein 3, whose product MKRYIIPVFIPHYGCTNECVFCNQHKITGSQTTVNEYHVRKIILDWLERLNYAAFIEVAFYGGSFTALSIEKQQELLNPAYEFLKQDKIQAIRISTRPDAIDDLILRNLILYGVSIIELGVQSLDNKVLKKSCRGHTKEDVELAVAAIRKYANFKLGLQVMPGLPKDTLLKGLLTIRNIIELKPDFVRIYPTVVLNHTKLAKLYCENQYTPLSLDESIKYCSILKILLDNHQIPIIRMGLQATENLNSANVLAGPYHPAFGELVQAEIFYLSITKFLEKINLYKKNFLKQEIIIFHSNRLTSKIRGNKNSNIKKWSRIFPYFNLKFSQEANEKNFIKIKCDNQIYTLNINLISNI is encoded by the coding sequence ATGAAACGTTATATTATTCCTGTTTTTATCCCACATTATGGATGTACAAATGAATGCGTGTTTTGCAATCAACATAAAATTACAGGCAGCCAAACAACGGTGAATGAATATCATGTAAGGAAAATAATTCTTGACTGGTTAGAAAGGTTAAATTATGCAGCTTTTATTGAGGTAGCTTTTTATGGAGGAAGTTTTACCGCATTATCTATAGAAAAGCAACAAGAACTATTAAATCCTGCCTATGAATTCTTAAAACAAGACAAAATCCAAGCAATTCGTATTTCAACGAGGCCAGATGCAATAGATGATTTAATTTTAAGAAACCTGATATTATATGGAGTATCAATTATTGAACTGGGAGTTCAATCTTTAGATAATAAAGTTCTGAAAAAATCTTGTCGTGGGCATACGAAGGAAGACGTGGAACTAGCGGTAGCGGCAATTCGAAAGTATGCTAACTTTAAATTGGGATTACAGGTTATGCCAGGGTTACCGAAAGATACACTGCTAAAAGGTTTATTAACAATTCGAAATATTATTGAATTGAAGCCTGACTTTGTAAGAATTTATCCAACGGTTGTTTTAAATCATACAAAATTAGCAAAACTTTATTGCGAAAATCAATATACTCCGCTATCCTTAGATGAATCTATCAAGTATTGTTCAATATTAAAAATTTTATTAGATAATCATCAGATCCCAATTATTAGAATGGGATTACAAGCAACTGAAAATTTAAATTCCGCTAACGTACTCGCAGGTCCCTATCATCCTGCTTTTGGCGAATTAGTGCAAGCTGAAATATTTTATTTAAGCATTACAAAATTTTTGGAAAAAATTAATTTATATAAAAAAAATTTTTTAAAACAGGAAATTATCATTTTTCACTCTAATCGTCTTACTTCTAAAATTAGAGGAAATAAAAATTCTAATATTAAGAAATGGTCAAGAATCTTTCCTTATTTTAATTTAAAATTTTCTCAAGAAGCAAATGAGAAAAATTTTATAAAAATTAAATGTGATAATCAAATCTATACACTAAATATAAATTTGATAAGTAATATTTAA
- the rnc gene encoding ribonuclease III, with protein sequence MNTLNEERKDELNTFSHTLGITFFDISFLHQALTHTSYANEVKKLHVIHNERLEFLGDAVLELIVSSYLYCNFPNLPEGELTKARASVVCEATLAKRAHLLDVGKHLLFGKGELATGGRNRASILADAFEAIIGAIYLDQGIDNATSFVLGQLKDDLDIVKKGKYVQDYKTLLQEVVQKNSDSKIHYELISESGPDHDKLFHIAVFINQHQSGSGFGKSKKEAEQCAAKEALLKINKINI encoded by the coding sequence ATGAACACTTTAAATGAAGAAAGAAAAGATGAACTTAATACATTTTCTCATACATTAGGAATAACGTTTTTTGATATTTCTTTTTTGCATCAAGCATTAACGCATACTTCATATGCAAATGAAGTAAAAAAACTTCATGTAATTCATAATGAAAGGCTAGAATTTTTAGGTGATGCAGTTTTAGAGTTAATAGTTAGTAGTTATTTATATTGTAATTTTCCTAATCTGCCAGAAGGTGAATTAACAAAAGCGAGAGCTAGCGTTGTTTGTGAGGCTACTTTAGCAAAAAGGGCTCATTTATTAGATGTTGGGAAACATCTGCTGTTCGGGAAGGGCGAATTGGCTACAGGTGGGCGTAATCGAGCATCAATTTTAGCTGATGCATTTGAAGCAATCATTGGTGCAATATATTTGGATCAAGGGATTGATAATGCTACTAGCTTTGTATTGGGGCAATTAAAAGATGATTTAGATATAGTAAAAAAAGGTAAATATGTACAAGACTATAAGACTTTATTACAAGAAGTTGTTCAAAAGAATAGTGACAGTAAGATTCATTATGAGTTGATTTCTGAAAGTGGCCCTGATCATGATAAATTGTTTCATATTGCAGTTTTTATTAACCAACATCAAAGTGGTTCTGGTTTTGGAAAAAGTAAAAAAGAGGCAGAGCAATGTGCTGCAAAAGAAGCTTTACTTAAGATAAATAAAATAAATATATAA
- the fabF gene encoding beta-ketoacyl-ACP synthase II, giving the protein MKNRVVITGIGAITPIGIGKENFWNALLAGKSGINQITRFDATGYTTQIAGEVRDFDPTEYIDKKEAKRMDRSTQFAVAATKMAFEDSKIDLESEDKERIGVIIGTGIGGIETLHSQYVSLFEKGPSRVSPFFIPMMIGNMATGQTSIVFGLQGPSSCVVTACATGTNSIGDAFRLIQYGEADVMVAGGTEACISPAAVAGFCSMKAMSVEHNDNPTVASRPFEKNRSGFIMGEGAGVVILESLDHAVARGAHIYAEVVGYGSNSDAYHITAPSPGGVQAAKCMRRAIIDAGMNVEEINYINAHGTSTPMNDKNETLAIKDLFGDHAYNLAVSSIKSMTGHLLGAAGGVECIATALTIENDEVPPTINYEQPDPELDLDYVPNKSRKCKVNAALSNSFGFGGHNATILLKKFVK; this is encoded by the coding sequence TTGAAAAATAGAGTTGTTATTACTGGGATTGGAGCTATTACTCCGATTGGTATTGGAAAAGAAAACTTTTGGAATGCCTTATTAGCAGGAAAATCTGGCATTAATCAAATTACACGATTTGATGCAACTGGATATACTACACAAATTGCTGGCGAAGTACGTGATTTTGATCCAACAGAATATATTGATAAAAAAGAAGCTAAACGCATGGATAGATCTACCCAATTTGCCGTTGCAGCTACAAAAATGGCATTTGAAGATTCTAAAATTGATTTAGAATCAGAGGATAAAGAACGTATCGGAGTTATTATTGGGACAGGTATTGGTGGAATTGAAACCTTGCACTCTCAATATGTAAGTTTATTTGAAAAAGGTCCTAGTAGAGTAAGTCCATTTTTTATTCCAATGATGATTGGTAATATGGCTACTGGTCAAACGTCTATTGTTTTTGGGCTCCAAGGTCCTAGTAGTTGTGTGGTAACGGCTTGTGCAACTGGGACAAATTCTATAGGTGATGCATTTAGACTAATTCAATATGGTGAAGCTGATGTTATGGTTGCTGGAGGAACTGAGGCTTGTATCTCACCAGCAGCAGTGGCTGGATTTTGCTCAATGAAAGCTATGTCTGTAGAACATAATGATAACCCTACAGTAGCGTCACGCCCATTTGAAAAAAATAGAAGTGGATTTATTATGGGTGAAGGGGCAGGCGTCGTTATATTAGAAAGTCTTGATCATGCGGTAGCTAGAGGGGCGCATATTTATGCAGAAGTGGTTGGATATGGATCTAATTCAGATGCATATCATATTACAGCTCCATCTCCTGGTGGAGTTCAAGCTGCTAAATGTATGAGACGTGCAATTATTGATGCTGGAATGAATGTAGAAGAAATTAATTATATTAATGCACATGGAACATCTACTCCAATGAATGATAAAAATGAAACATTAGCAATTAAAGATTTATTTGGAGATCATGCATATAATTTAGCAGTAAGTTCTATTAAATCTATGACTGGACATTTACTAGGAGCTGCTGGCGGAGTTGAATGTATTGCTACAGCGTTAACTATTGAAAATGATGAGGTTCCTCCTACTATTAATTATGAACAACCAGATCCAGAACTAGATTTAGATTATGTTCCTAATAAATCAAGAAAATGCAAAGTAAATGCAGCATTATCTAACTCCTTTGGTTTTGGTGGACATAATGCTACCATTTTATTAAAAAAATTTGTTAAGTAA
- a CDS encoding NAD(P)H-dependent flavin oxidoreductase: MKLPELKIGEKIAKVPIIQGGMAIRLSTARLAAAVANAGGIGLIAASGMSMDELRHEIRLARKLTSGVIGINAMVAARKFSDLVKTAISEGIDLVVAGAGFSRDMFGLGKESNTPIVPIVSSVKLAKISENLGATAVIVEGKEAGGHLGTDQSVKSLIPGIRQAVNIPVIAAGGAMSGYDIVDLIKLGADGVQMGTRFAASEESNAAPALKEFYLKARPEDVVVIQSPVGLPGRAVRNPFAEKIMNGISPIDKCDACLKKCKQNFCIIKALIRAQQGDVENGLVFTGEYIHKIEEILSVKEIFAQLLKEAEVTN, translated from the coding sequence GTGAAACTTCCAGAATTAAAAATTGGTGAAAAAATTGCAAAGGTGCCGATTATTCAGGGTGGAATGGCTATTAGATTATCAACTGCTAGATTGGCTGCTGCAGTAGCTAATGCTGGTGGAATTGGACTTATTGCCGCATCTGGTATGTCAATGGATGAATTACGTCATGAAATTAGATTAGCTAGAAAACTTACTTCTGGTGTTATTGGAATAAATGCTATGGTAGCTGCACGTAAATTTAGTGATTTAGTTAAGACAGCTATAAGTGAAGGTATTGATCTAGTTGTTGCTGGTGCTGGATTTTCACGTGATATGTTTGGATTGGGTAAGGAGTCAAATACACCAATTGTACCAATTGTATCATCTGTAAAGTTGGCTAAAATATCAGAAAACTTGGGTGCGACGGCTGTAATTGTTGAAGGAAAAGAAGCTGGTGGACACCTAGGAACAGATCAATCAGTAAAGTCGTTAATTCCAGGAATTAGACAGGCTGTCAATATTCCTGTTATCGCCGCTGGTGGCGCAATGTCAGGATATGACATTGTAGATTTAATAAAACTTGGTGCTGATGGTGTTCAGATGGGAACTCGCTTTGCTGCGAGTGAAGAGTCAAATGCAGCACCAGCGTTGAAAGAATTTTATTTAAAAGCTAGGCCGGAAGACGTTGTTGTAATACAGAGCCCAGTAGGGCTTCCAGGTCGTGCTGTACGAAATCCATTTGCTGAAAAGATAATGAATGGAATTTCTCCTATAGATAAATGTGATGCTTGCTTAAAAAAATGCAAACAGAATTTTTGCATAATCAAGGCCTTAATTCGAGCGCAACAAGGTGATGTCGAAAATGGACTTGTATTTACTGGGGAGTATATTCATAAAATTGAAGAAATTTTATCAGTAAAAGAAATTTTTGCTCAGCTTCTTAAGGAAGCTGAAGTTACAAATTAA
- a CDS encoding acyl carrier protein encodes MSTFEKVREIVVEQLGVEADDVTIDSTFIDDLGADSLDIVELIMAFEEEFSVEIPDEVAEKIKTVKDTVNYIEQNK; translated from the coding sequence ATGTCAACTTTTGAAAAAGTTAGAGAAATTGTAGTAGAACAATTAGGTGTTGAAGCCGATGATGTTACTATTGATTCTACTTTTATTGATGATTTAGGTGCTGATTCTCTTGATATTGTTGAATTAATCATGGCATTTGAAGAAGAATTTAGTGTTGAAATTCCAGATGAAGTAGCTGAAAAAATTAAAACTGTGAAAGATACTGTTAACTACATAGAGCAAAATAAATAA
- the fabG gene encoding 3-oxoacyl-[acyl-carrier-protein] reductase, giving the protein MHLDGKVALVTGASRGIGRAIAILLAKAGALVVINYAGNQEAAQSVESEINSFGGKSFLIQADVSKADAVEEMIQEVVKECGRIDILINNAGITRDSLLMRMKESDWDDVLNTNLKGIFLCTKAVSRLMMKQKSGRIVNMTSVVGIMGNSGQANYAAAKAGVIGFTKSMARELASRGITVNAVAPGFIATDMTAILSEEVKRELSNRVPLQRFGEADDVAKAVMFLVSDNASYITGQTLNVDGGMVM; this is encoded by the coding sequence ATGCATTTAGATGGTAAGGTTGCTCTAGTTACTGGTGCATCGCGCGGAATTGGTAGAGCAATCGCAATTTTATTAGCAAAAGCTGGTGCTTTAGTTGTAATAAATTATGCTGGAAATCAAGAAGCAGCGCAATCTGTTGAAAGTGAAATTAACTCTTTTGGTGGAAAGTCATTTTTAATTCAAGCAGATGTTTCTAAAGCAGATGCAGTTGAAGAAATGATTCAAGAAGTTGTTAAAGAATGCGGAAGAATTGATATACTAATAAATAATGCAGGTATTACTAGAGATTCATTATTAATGAGAATGAAGGAATCTGACTGGGATGATGTATTAAATACAAATCTAAAGGGAATATTTCTTTGCACAAAGGCAGTTTCTAGATTGATGATGAAACAGAAATCTGGTAGGATTGTGAATATGACTTCAGTTGTTGGAATTATGGGGAACTCTGGTCAAGCAAACTATGCAGCAGCTAAAGCTGGTGTTATTGGATTTACAAAATCAATGGCACGGGAATTGGCATCGCGTGGAATAACGGTTAATGCAGTTGCTCCGGGGTTTATTGCTACTGATATGACGGCGATTTTATCTGAAGAAGTAAAAAGAGAGTTAAGTAATAGAGTTCCATTGCAAAGATTTGGTGAAGCAGATGATGTTGCTAAAGCTGTAATGTTTTTAGTTTCTGATAATGCATCTTACATTACTGGGCAAACTTTGAATGTTGATGGTGGCATGGTAATGTAA
- the fabD gene encoding ACP S-malonyltransferase encodes MNKIAFVFPGQGSQTVGMGKELYENYEIAKDLFEKADKALGFSIKDMCFNGPEEELRKTYNTQPAILTMSVICFEVLKSKGLSPDIVAGHSLGEYSALVAAGAINFEDAVYLVHQRGKFMQEAVPLGEGGMAAILGMDREKIIEICQRISNNGESVQAVNFNCPGQVVIAGTTRGVEEACNCLKDTGARKTVMLPVSAPFHSLLMQPAAEKLAIELDKVEIRDAKIPVVANVNGKVMHDAATIKNLLVKQAASPVKWEDCVAEIVEQGAKTFIEVGPGKVLNGFNKKIDKLIINLNVEDITSLEKTLDYFKEVR; translated from the coding sequence ATGAATAAAATTGCTTTTGTTTTTCCTGGACAAGGTTCTCAAACTGTAGGAATGGGAAAAGAATTATATGAAAATTATGAAATAGCTAAAGATTTATTTGAAAAGGCTGATAAAGCATTAGGTTTTTCTATTAAAGATATGTGTTTTAATGGACCGGAAGAGGAACTGCGAAAAACATATAATACACAGCCGGCTATTTTAACAATGAGTGTTATATGTTTTGAGGTGTTAAAGTCAAAAGGATTAAGTCCTGATATTGTTGCAGGGCATAGTTTAGGTGAATACTCTGCACTTGTAGCTGCCGGCGCAATAAATTTTGAAGATGCTGTATATCTTGTTCACCAACGTGGTAAATTCATGCAAGAGGCTGTGCCTTTGGGGGAAGGCGGAATGGCTGCAATATTAGGTATGGATAGAGAGAAGATTATTGAAATTTGTCAAAGAATTTCGAACAATGGAGAATCAGTACAAGCCGTTAATTTTAATTGTCCGGGGCAAGTTGTTATTGCAGGAACTACTCGTGGCGTAGAAGAAGCTTGTAACTGTTTAAAAGATACAGGTGCTAGAAAAACTGTAATGTTACCAGTAAGTGCTCCATTTCATAGTTTATTAATGCAACCAGCAGCAGAAAAGTTAGCCATTGAATTAGACAAAGTAGAAATTCGTGATGCTAAAATCCCGGTAGTAGCGAATGTTAATGGTAAAGTAATGCATGATGCCGCTACAATTAAAAATTTATTAGTTAAACAAGCGGCTAGTCCTGTAAAGTGGGAAGACTGCGTTGCTGAGATAGTAGAACAAGGTGCTAAGACTTTTATTGAGGTTGGTCCGGGAAAAGTTTTAAATGGCTTTAATAAGAAAATTGATAAATTAATCATAAATTTAAATGTCGAAGATATTACCTCCTTAGAAAAAACTCTTGATTATTTCAAGGAGGTTCGTTAA
- the fabK gene encoding enoyl-[acyl-carrier-protein] reductase FabK, whose translation MQGGMAWIGTAELVAAVSNAGGIGIIGAGHMPPDILRNEIRKAKSFTQKPFGVNIMLMSPFVKEVMEVVIDERVPVVTTGAGNPGEYIPALKEIGSKVIPVVASVALAKRLEKIGVDAVIAEGMESGGHIGTITTMALVPQIVDAVNIPVIAAGGIADSRGITAAFALGAKGVQIGSRFVASKECIAHENYKNAVLKAKDRSTVVTGVSTGHPVRVIGNKLTREYLELEKNGASIEALEQLGAGKLHLATHKGDIDNGSVMIGQISGLISSIESVDDIMQNLIKGIYPVKEKLNNTFQK comes from the coding sequence ATGCAAGGTGGAATGGCTTGGATTGGTACAGCTGAATTGGTTGCTGCCGTATCTAACGCTGGAGGAATTGGTATTATTGGTGCAGGGCATATGCCGCCGGATATATTAAGAAATGAAATACGAAAGGCTAAAAGCTTTACGCAAAAGCCCTTCGGTGTAAATATTATGCTGATGTCTCCTTTTGTAAAAGAGGTTATGGAAGTTGTAATTGATGAGAGAGTGCCTGTAGTTACTACTGGTGCGGGAAATCCAGGAGAATATATTCCGGCATTAAAAGAAATCGGCAGTAAGGTGATTCCAGTAGTTGCGTCAGTTGCGTTAGCAAAACGATTGGAGAAAATCGGTGTAGATGCTGTAATTGCAGAGGGAATGGAAAGTGGAGGACATATTGGAACAATTACAACAATGGCATTAGTTCCTCAAATTGTAGATGCTGTAAATATTCCTGTTATAGCAGCCGGTGGGATTGCTGATTCACGTGGGATTACAGCGGCATTTGCACTTGGGGCGAAAGGAGTACAAATCGGTTCGCGATTTGTTGCATCAAAAGAATGTATTGCCCATGAAAATTATAAAAATGCTGTTCTGAAAGCTAAAGATCGATCAACTGTTGTTACGGGCGTGAGCACTGGGCATCCTGTTCGTGTAATCGGAAATAAATTAACGCGTGAATATTTAGAGCTCGAAAAAAATGGGGCAAGTATAGAAGCGTTAGAACAGTTGGGTGCGGGAAAACTGCATTTAGCGACTCACAAAGGTGATATTGATAATGGATCGGTTATGATTGGACAAATTTCTGGATTAATTAGCTCAATTGAATCTGTGGATGATATTATGCAAAATTTAATTAAAGGGATTTATCCTGTAAAAGAAAAATTAAACAATACGTTTCAAAAATAA